In one window of Chryseobacterium sp. JV274 DNA:
- a CDS encoding ABC transporter ATP-binding protein: MAEKILEITDLKREFKMGEEVVHALKGVTFTVEKGEFVTIMGSSGSGKSTLLNIIGCLDKPSGGDYSLDGVNIKNLDRDELAVLRNQKIGFVFQSYNLLPRTTAKENVELPLLYNSKISTEERHKRAIQALTAVKLESRIDHLPNQMSGGQQQRVAIARALVNEPVMILADEATGNLDTRTSYEIMALMQDLHKQGRTIVFVTHEPDIATFSSRTVTLRDGKVIKDVNNDHIKSAREALENLPVNDDYK, encoded by the coding sequence ATGGCAGAAAAAATTCTGGAGATCACAGATCTGAAAAGAGAATTCAAGATGGGTGAAGAAGTTGTTCATGCACTGAAAGGCGTCACATTCACAGTAGAGAAAGGTGAATTCGTTACCATTATGGGAAGCAGCGGTTCCGGAAAATCTACCCTGCTTAATATTATTGGTTGCCTGGATAAACCCTCTGGAGGTGATTATAGCCTGGATGGGGTTAATATTAAGAATCTTGACCGCGATGAGCTTGCTGTTCTCAGAAATCAAAAAATAGGTTTTGTATTTCAGTCTTACAACCTTCTTCCAAGGACCACAGCAAAAGAAAATGTTGAGCTTCCGCTTCTTTATAACTCAAAAATATCTACTGAAGAACGTCACAAAAGAGCTATACAGGCTCTGACTGCGGTAAAACTTGAAAGCAGGATTGATCATCTTCCCAATCAGATGTCCGGAGGGCAGCAGCAAAGAGTTGCCATTGCCAGAGCTTTGGTAAACGAACCTGTAATGATCCTTGCAGATGAAGCCACCGGAAACCTGGATACCAGAACTTCCTATGAAATCATGGCACTCATGCAGGATCTGCATAAACAGGGACGAACCATCGTTTTTGTAACTCATGAACCTGATATTGCCACTTTCAGCAGCAGAACAGTAACTCTTCGGGATGGAAAAGTCATTAAAGATGTCAATAATGATCACATCAAATCTGCCAGAGAAGCCCTCGAAAACCTTCCGGTAAATGATGATTACAAATAG